Proteins encoded in a region of the Hypanus sabinus isolate sHypSab1 chromosome 12, sHypSab1.hap1, whole genome shotgun sequence genome:
- the LOC132403211 gene encoding zinc finger protein 292-like isoform X2: MLAVLAKEGGVWKNSVLNNIFSQQPLEQDKVNEFLMQEGPALLEMRIRHLIKGKRFDQATKLAKVCAEHPEIGTKSIFKQIYLTCLCTSSSSETLMEEISAVDCKDALEMICNLESDGEENLALILCTAFLTRQLQQGDLYCAWELTLFWSKLQQRIESSSLTFLECCRQFSMLSKTVYHIFFLIKVIQSEAGEAGLSACIELCVRALRMESNESPSVKTSICKTVSCLLPDYLEVRRACQLTEFLLEPTVEAYYAVETLYNQPDQKYDDENGPIPNSLRCELLLVLKTHWPFDPEFWDWKTLKRHCLALMGEEASIVSSIDELNDSDLFENNESHPEETAMKEHSLNGLPKFYSDVMKVENGSSEKVEKKENPKIEKGVVSARFKNWQAYMQYCVLCDREFLGHRIIRHAQTHVKDGNYYCPICAKSFKKKEIFVPHVTFHIKQSCKERLASIKPKRRVGRPPKNLTDFSPADKKIAEIDKQEHRPIKRNSLYGEDFVVFSDSDGSDDEGKDKSYKPEITTQKVDYTEDYNCPVTICTKTFKYFKNLIAHVKGHGNDEEAKQFLKMQSNKVVCQYCRRRFVSVSHLNEHLQIHCGPNPYVCIQLECNASFGTYSELVGHRKEHLLFKAKCMFQNCGRIFTESYLLYDHEAQHYHNSSYTCKFSDCGNIYYSQSELQKHEVGHTAHACVKIETENSSPFQADQLATNRTDRVGQVLQIKAEDELRLESDVYENGFSTDCVPSETAKPKSSMSEKLEEPSTEEQNHLPKDENYVTIKNEKTESTDMAHAVLPETVFKGEDAPIPMLPIETAAGEAAKSVQRFNCKVDGCSRSYTSSRSVSKHIKAAHPEYYEMLKQQRNLAKKQQVRNPPKCQNQEKPSNPLCYPNERISAPTPESTTDTGGAVYQQQVPCVLTIETENVAPSRKKRHTHNKRAKWPAIIKGDKFICSRCYREFTNPKSLGGHLSRRAICKPYDKKESSSIVEQKNGQALYVTEKILSSDVFTPQGHEPPCISDTFLTGETFLQSLEMGDSTEPFAGHELFQSTQENNYNSSIFEPSKTLPVTSLPGTFDSEVIQQTFQPGFEMTAVETGSSNITISQALTTMCSPRSFVAGEDMSLNTEVPPMLDVTSSTAYSSCEPLQQPLESSFCSGTYADNEIHTQNLESNCEPSVFFTNGALPDIDTTHNSSHSEDPRTLDIRIAEVLLGLQNLNLEYDEKPYASVAPRQTSRSETPVSSMNISTHAPMNNCTSGPNIINQCLTAPQANTSLQLTDTENDKELKVDLIKPFICQESDCIYSAMTKDALTNHYVKVHQYSKEQIMEIKMYQTRFAPFKCHVPNCQKTFTRNSNLRAHYQLVHHVTREELVKLRIKRVYCKKLEGQYKTTDSLPPLQEIIPQSTVNGTQDDKSISLHELDTVTPAPSEVNSEMGLHLPSTHNDKTVLYDQGLSQNGSVLLASLENCSPLSAQLQNTLGQSIGPQDTLVPRAVSQDIPLLLAGPAGDTALPVEPQSSPTSAEDLLTISPLLTWPQPVLPLPVKSQDISTIPTGLQDVPLLPAQQQCTSPLPTMPQSIPIPGAPAVLPIAAGPADVPFMPAEQLAISRIIPNTLTILPLTSRSGDVPLLSMSSSSSLPVSVGMLGSSALTVGPPGASPMSLVLPGSSSISIGLPVSTVLPASSAVSVRPSDASSMTTGLPGSSPMTAVLPGSSPVTTGLPGSSPVTTALPGSSPVTTALPGSSPVTTMLPGTSPLPLGLPGSPSMTTGLPRSLPVTTRLPGSSPVTMGLPGSSITAGLIESSPVTAEMSGPLVVTTGLPESLPVTTGLPGSTPVTTVLPGSSPVTTGLPGSSPVTAGLPGSSPVTARLPRSSPVTAGLPGSALVTTGLPGSSPVTVGLPGSSPVTTGLPGSSPVTTGLPGSLPVSVGLLGSSPVTTGLPGSSPVTVGLPGSSPVTTGLPGSLPVSVGLLGSSPVAAGLPGSSPVTTGLPGSSPLTAGLLGTPLSAEPPEVFINPIQKRDAFLHPERPEDVVVQSSDISVLERKCEGSLEQTGGSTTLIKVSGERKCKKSVAKVRAECDNNNFHKPYQCVHKGCSAAFTIQQNLILHYRAIHQSDQQLLHTQLKQEITQSDNIQVKEFQCQIDDCCRIFQGATDLIKHYSELHSLTIDEIGKIMSASEGQFHCDQAHCVSSFTVFWNFIKHLLVAHGVDVDSPQNDADAACFRCDCEGCDRTYATRSNLLRHIFTKHRELHQSHLMRPRRIIPLDQENFPMVITQDGLTDGKSYSESEEFSENEDAVNHSKSSECSASDSSDMKSGEIDEKSYNSRKVGKYTFKSKAQALAMCSSKSPKEQYPCMFENCSSVVTSEQSLVKHYRIHHKISSVFVSQYHNYLVTCRKFSNVQETELTECISSHEERSVEYAVNGDVIRPQDNLSEIEVFSKKLGNDNSFKSSIDELSESLNAEVIEGTGSKSIATEQKEITGEKKFTDASSYQPSRKRSTIQLDLLGMEEGMQIKKKRSLIEETPEQLLKDDPNQTLHQKKGCPPERSLCTHKTHHHKSFDLSTFKPMGFEISFLKFLEESALKQKRKALASKGSSTVNTEKVVDGRLNSSFVTEDDADRLPTKHPVKKDTNSVVSTDNKKQSVTDKLYDQNTEHRTLANFTNPLSLHIFKNIKIIMDKADSNCVELAEKQLQHMHPTVVLSRVKVDFNMLAQVKDIKERLTVKST; encoded by the coding sequence GCAGGGGAAGCTGGGCTTTCAGCTTGTATTGAGCTATGTGTGAGGGCACTACGCATGGAATCAAATGAAAGTCCTTCAGTGAAAACGTCCATCTGCAAGACAGTGTCATGCTTGTTACCCGATTATTTAGAGGTCAGGCGAGCATGCCAGCTCACCGAATTCCTCCTGGAACCCACAGTAGAAGCATATTATGCAGTTGAGACTTTGTACAACCAGCCGGATCAGAAGTATGATGATGAAAATGGCCCGATCCCAAATTCACTGAGATGTGAACTCCTGCTTGTTTTGAAAACACATTGGCCCTTTGATCCTGAATTCTGGGACTGGAAGACCCTGAAACGACATTGTCTTGCATTAATGGGGGAGGAAGCATCCATCGTGTCTTCTATTGATGAGCTTAATGACAGTGACCTGTTCGAAAATAATGAGAGCCATCCAGAAGAAACTGCTATGAAAGAACATTCACTGAATGGACTTCCTAAATTTTACAGCGATGTCATGAAAGTAGAGAACGGTTCATCTGAAAAAGTAGAAAAGAAGGAAAACCCTAAAATTGAGAAAGGTGTGGTATCTGCTAGATTTAAGAATTGGCAGGCATATATGCAGTATTGTGTATTATGCGACCGAGAGTTTCTGGGGCACCGAATTATCCGTCATGCTCAAACTCATGTGAAGGATGGAAACTATTACTGTCCCATATGTGCCAAAAGTTTCAAGAAAAAGGAGATTTTTGTTCCGCATGTTACATTTCATATTAAACAGTCGTGTAAAGAACGACTGGCATCTATCAAACCAAAAAGAAGAGTTGGAAGGCCTCCAAAGAATCTGACTGACTTCAGTCCTGCAGATAAAAAAATAGCTGAAATAGATAAACAAGAACATCGTCCAATTAAAAGGAACAGCCTGTATGGCGAGGATTTTGTAGTCTTCAGTGATAGTGATGGTTCTGATGATGAAGGTAAGGACAAATCATACAAACCTGAAATAACCACACAGAAAGTGGATTACACTGAAGATTATAACTGTCCCGTTACAATCTGTACCAAAACTTTTAAGTATTTTAAAAACTTAATTGCACACGTGAAAGGTCATGgtaatgatgaagaagcaaaacaGTTCCTTAAAATGCAAAGTAATAAAGTTGTTTGTCAGTATTGTCGCAGACGCTTTGTCAGCGTTTCTCACCTTAATGAACATTTGCAAATTCACTGTggccctaacccatatgtctgtATTCAACTGGAATGTAATGCAAGCTTTGGCACTTACTCTGAATTGGTAGGACATAGAAAAGAACATCTGCTGTTCAAAGCCAAATGCATGTTTCAGAATTGTGGAAGGATTTTCACAGAGTCTTATTTGTTATACGATCACGAAGCACAACATTACCACAATTCTTCATATACGTGCAAGTTCTCAGACTGTGGAAACATTTACTACTCTCAGAGTGAACTGCAAAAGCATGAAGTTGGTCATACAGCACATGCCTGTGTGAAAATTGAAACTGAAAATAGTTCACCTTTTCAAGCAGACCAGTTGGCTACAAATAGAACTGATAGAGTAGGCCAAGTGTTACAAATAAAGGCCGAAGATGAGCTACGCCTTGAGTCTGATGTTTATGAGAATGGTTTTAGTACTGATTGTGTTCCAAGTGAAACTGCCAAGCCTAAATCTTCCATGTCAGAGAAACTAGAGGAGCCTTCCACTGAGGAACAGAACCATCTTCCTAAAGATGAGAACTATGTTACCATAAAGAATGAAAAGACAGAGAGTACGGATATGGCTCATGCTGTTTTACCAGAAACTGTGTTTAAAGGGGAGGATGCTCCTATCCCAATGCTGCCTATAGAAACTGCAGCTGGTGAAGCTGCAAAATCAGTCCAAAGGTTCAACTGTAAGGTTGATGGCTGTAGTCGAAGCTATACCTCATCACGTAGTGTGAGTAAGCATATCAAAGCTGCCCATCCAGAATACTACGAAATGCTTAAGCAACAACGAAACTTAGCAAAAAAGCAGCAAGTTAGAAATCCCCCAAAGTGTCAAAATCAGGAAAAGCCTTCAAATCCATTGTGTTATCCAAATGAGAGAATCTCAGCTCCAACACCTGAAAGCACTACCGATACAGGAGGTGCAGTTTATCAGCAGCAGGTACCCTGTGTTTTAACAATCGAAACTGAGAACGTGGCTCCATCCAGGAAGAAAAGACATACACACAACAAGCGTGCAAAGTGGCCTGCAATCATTAAAGGCGACAAATTTATCTGTAGTAGGTGCTACAGAGAGTTTACTAATCCCAAATCTCTTGGAGGTCATTTATCACGACGGGCAATATGTAAGCCATATGATAAAAAGGAAAGTTCTTCAATTGTGGAGCAAAAGAATGGACAGGCTCTATATGTGACTGAAAAGATTCTTTCGTCTGATGTGTTCACACCACAAGGACATGAACCACCCTGTATCTCAGATACATTTTTGACTGGCGAGACATTCCTTCAGTCATTGGAAATGGGAGACAGTACAGAGCCATTTGCTGGTCATGAGCTCTTTCAGTCCACACAGGAGAACAACTACAATTCGAGTATATTTGAGCCAAGCAAGACTCTCCCAGTCACCAGCCTTCCTGGAACATTTGATTCAGAAGTCATTCAGCAGACTTTTCAGCCTGGATTTGAGATGACTGCAGTAGAAACAGGTTCATCCAACATAACCATATCACAGGCACTCACAACTATGTGTAGCCCAAGGTCATTTGTGGCTGGTGAAGATATGTCACTCAACACTGAGGTCCCACCAATGCTGGATGTGACTAGCTCAACTGCATATTCATCCTGTGAACCCTTGCAACAGCCACTAGAATCCAGCTTTTGTTCGGGAACATATGCTGACAATGAGATTCACACACAAAACTTGGAAAGTAACTGTGAGCCCTCTGTATTTTTTACTAATGGTGCCCTCCCTGATATTGATACAACTCATAATTCATCTCACTCTGAAGACCCCAGGACATTAGATATAAGAATAGCTGAAGTTTTGTTGGGCTTGCAGAATCTGAACTTGGAATATGATGAAAAGCCTTACGCAAGTGTTGCCCCACGCCAAACCTCACGGTCAGAAACACCGGTATCCTCCATGAACATCTCAACACATGCACCAATGAATAATTGCACCAGTGGTCCGAACATTATCAACCAGTGCTTGACAGCACCACAGGCAAACACTTCACTGCAGCTCACCGACACTGAGAATGACAAAGAACTGAAAGTGGACCTCATCAAACCTTTCATCTGCCAGGAATCTGACTGCATCTATAGTGCAATGACTAAAGATGCTCTGACAAATCATTATGTCAAAGTACATCAGTACTCCAAAGAGCAAATTATGGAAATAAAGATGTATCAGACTAGATTTGCTCCATTTAAGTGCCATGTTCCTAACTGTCAGAAAACTTTTACAAGGAACTCCAATCTTCGAGCCCATTACCAGTTAGTGCATCATGTAACACGGGAGGAGCTAGTAAAATTGAGAATTAAACGAGTGTACTGTAAAAAATTGGAGGGTCAGTACAAAACTACAGATTCTTTGCCACCATTGCAAGAAATCATTCCTCAATCTACTGTTAATGGGACACAAGATGATAAATCAATCAGTCTGCATGAATTGGACACAGTAACTCCAGCGCCCAGTGAGGTTAATTCTGAAATGGGTCTCCATCTACCCAGTACACATAATGACAAGACTGTCCTTTATGATCAGGGGCTGTCACAGAATGGCTCAGTGCTTCTGGCAAGTCTGGAAAATTGCTCCCCATTATCAGCACAGCTCCAAAATACTTTGGGACAATCCATAGGCCCACAAGACACCTTGGTACCCAGAGCAGTGTCTCAGGATATCCCGTTGCTACTGGCAGGGCCCGCAGGTGACACTGCATTGCCTGTTGAGCCACAGAGTAGCCCTACATCAGCTGAAGATCTGCTGACGATCTCACCACTCTTGACATGGCCACAACCTGTTTTGCCACTGCCTGTGAAATCCCAGGATATCTCCACCATTCCCACAGGGCTGCAGGATGTGCCCCTCCTGCCAGCACAGCAACAGTGTACATCTCCACTACCAACAATGCCACAGTCTATCCCCATACCTGGAGCTCCAGCTGTTCTGCCAATTGCAGCAGGCCCAGCAGATGTCCCATTCATGCCAGCAGAGCAACTGGCCATTTCCAGAATAATACCAAACACGCTGACTATCTTGCCACTGACATCCAGGTCAGGTGATGTACCATTGTTGTCAATGAGTTCATCTAGTTCCTTGCCTGTGTCTGTGGGAATGCTGGGTTCCTCTGCTCTAACTGTGGGGCCACCAGGTGCTTCACCCATGTCTTTGGTGTTGCCAGGATCTTCATCCATTTCTATCGGGTTGCCGGTGTCCACAGTGCTACCAGCCTCCTCTGCTGTGTCTGTAAGGCCATCGGATGCTTCATCTATGACCACAGGGCTGCCAGGATCATCACCAATGACAGCAGTACTGCCAGGATCGTCACCAGTGACCACAGGGCTGCCAGGATCGTCACCCGTCACCACGGCACTGCCAGGATCATCACCCGTCACCACGGCACTGCCAGGTTCATCACCAGTAACAACAATGTTGCCAGGAACATCACCTTTGCCCCTCGGGCTACCAGGATCACCATCAATGACCACAGGACTGCCCAGATCATTGCCAGTTACCACCAGGCTGCCAGGATCATCACCAGTGACAATGGGGCTGCCAGGATCATCGATTACTGCAGGACTTATAGAATCATCGCCAGTGACTGCAGAGATGTCAGGTCCATTGGTGGTGACTACAGGGCTACCAGAATCATTGCCAGTGACCACTGGGCTTCCGGGATCAACGCCAGTGACCACAGTACTGCCAGGATCATCCCCAGTGACCACAGGGCTGCCTGGGTCATCCCCGGTGACCGCAGGGCTGCCTGGGTCATCCCCGGTGACCGCAAGGCTGCCTAGGTCATCCCCAGTGACTGCGGGACTGCCTGGATCAGCACTAGTGACCACGGGGCTGCCAGGATCATCCCCGGTGACCGTGGGGCTGCCGGGATCATCGCCAGTGACCACAGGGCTGCCGGGATCATCGCCAGTGACCACAGGGCTGCCGGGATCATTGCCAGTGTCCGTGGGGCTGCTGGGATCATCACCAGTGACCACGGGGCTGCCAGGATCATCCCCGGTGACCGTGGGGCTGCCGGGATCATCGCCAGTGACCACGGGGCTGCCGGGATCATTGCCAGTGTCCGTGGGGCTGCTGGGATCATCACCAGTGGCCGCGGGCCTGCCGGGCTCATCGCCGGTGACCACAGGGCTGCCAGGGTCATCGCCCCTCACCGCAGGGCTACTGGGCACCCCTCTTTCAGCAGAACCACCAGAGGTGTTCATTAATCCAATACAAAAACGTGATGCCTTTCTACATCCAGAGAGACCTGAAGATGTGGTTGTGCAGTCATCAGATATATCGGTGCTGGAAAGGAAATGTGAGGGAAGTTTGGAGCAAACTGGAGGCTCAACAACATTGATAAAGGTGTCTGGGGAAAGGAAGTGCAAGAAATCAGTTGCAAAGGTAAGAGCAGAGTGTGACAACAATaactttcacaaaccataccagTGTGTTCACAAAGGTTGCTCTGCGGCTTTCACAATTCAGCAAAACCTAATTCTGCACTATCGAGCCATACACCAGTCAGACCAACAGCTGCTTCACACACAGCTAAAACAGGAAATCACTCAAAGTGACAACATCCAGGTTAAAGAGTTTCAGTGCCAGATTGATGATTGCTGTAGAATTTTCCAAGGAGCGACTGATCTCATTAAACACTACTCCGAGCTTCACAGTCTAACCATAGATGAAATTGGAAAAATCATGTCTGCAAGTGAAGGGCAGTTTCATTGCGACCAAGCTCATTGCGTGTCTTCATTTACAGTATTCTGGAactttatcaaacaccttctggtaGCCCATGGTGTAGATGTGGATAGTCCACAAAAtgatgcagatgcagcatgttTTAGGTGTGACTGTGAAGGCTGTGATCGTACTTATGCCACCAGATCAAACCTTTTAAGACACATCTTTACAAAGCACAGAGAGCTGCATCAATCTCATTTAATGAGGCCCAGAAGAATTATACCATtggaccaagaaaactttccaatggTAATTACTCAGGATGGTCTCACAGATGGAAAAAGCTATTCTGAATCTGAAGAATTTAGTGAAAATGAAGATGCTGTGAATCACAGTAAATCTAGTGAATGTTCTGCTTCAGATAGCAGTGATATGAAAAGTGGTGAGATTGATGAAAAGTCATACAACTCTAGAAAAGttggtaaatatactttcaaAAGTAAGGCTCAAGCCTTGGCCATGTGCAGCAGCAAGTCTCCAAAAGAACAGTATCCGTGCATGTTTGAGAACTGTTCATCTGTTGTTACCAGTGAACAAAGTCTGGTAAAACATTATAGAATTCATCACAAGATATCTAGTGTATTTGTTAGTCAATACCACAATTATCTGGTAACTTGCAGGAAGTTTTCAAATGTCCAAGAGACAGAATTGACTGAATGCATAAGCAGCCATGAAGAACGATCAGTGGAGTATGCTGTTAATGGAGATGTGATTCGGCCACAAGACAACTTAAGTGAAATAGAGGTTttcagtaagaagctgggaaatgaTAATTCCTTCAAGAGTTCCATTGATGAACTTTCAGAATCGCTTAATGCTGAAGTTATTGAAGGCACGGGTAGTAAGTCCATTGCAACTGAACAGAAAGAGATCACTGGTGAGAAGAAATTCACTGATGCAAGTAGCTACCAGCCTTCTAGGAAAAGATCAACCATTCAACTGGATCTCTTGGGTATGGAAGAAGGCATGCAGATTAAAAAGAAAAGAAGCTTAATTGAAGAAACACCTGAGCAGCTGTTGAAAGATGATCCAAACCAAACCCTCCATCAGAAGAAGGGGTGTCCTCCAGAGCGCAGCTTGTGCACACACAAGACACATCACCATAAGTCTTTTGATTTAAGTACATTTAAGCCCATGGGATTTGAAATCTCCTTCCTGAAGTTCCTTGAGGAATCTGCTCTGAAGCAAAAGAGAAAAGCTCTGGCCAGTAAAGGTTCATCTACTGTTAACACTGAGAAAGTGGTGGATGGCAGATTAAATTCATCCTTTGTCACAGAAGATGACGCAGACAGATTGCCAACAAAGCATCCTGTCAAAAAAGACACAAATTCGGTGGTTTCTACTGACAACAAGAAGCAATCTGTCACAGATAAACTATATGATCAAAATACCGAGCATCGGACTCTTGCTAATTTTACAAATCCTTTATctcttcatatttttaaaaacataaaAATTATAATGGACAAGGCAGACTCAAACTGTGTTGAGCTTGCTGAAAAGCAGCTTCAACATATGCATCCCACAGTAGTCCTTAGTCGAGTAAAGGTAGACTTCAATATGCTGGCCCAAGTTAAGGATATAAAAGAAAGACTCACTGTTAAGAGTACATAA